A single window of Colletes latitarsis isolate SP2378_abdomen chromosome 11, iyColLati1, whole genome shotgun sequence DNA harbors:
- the Sans gene encoding SAM_USH1G_HARP domain-containing protein Sans isoform X1, with amino-acid sequence MTSEKFHKAARDGALDILKEATKKDCNVRDDGGTTPTLWAAFEGHIDVLRLLVAKGGDPDRSDYFGNTALHLAAARGHEYCVKFLVKFGCNIWSLDIDRHSARDLAAINGREMILQYLDLAQADQELNNRKKSRILREKAEKDAEKRLKEYMKKQKMAEKEQKKSKDRTKSDLTIPNESFPSQKPGILTFRGRVRPSPTFSDIVGTAAKKNGGAVYRKALAKKAVDDFKVVEVETNGKKSIRSLTGLRRDSDVMYVGTYETQAQQMGRRGRISDVWGSLSKAQSTPDLLGDRESDCDASDTNGTAEGGFFQEPASIFNRPGFGSVAFRRTITTAFDSLSSQVDAQNGVQVANGTGNGSMNGHRPNSNGNNEEISIGSAGSLARRQSMWDDDLLSEEEETDEEWTPLQRFLVANNLSSIHSILESEQIDLEALMLLTETDMAALKLPLGPKRKLINAIANRKRALDATQNVIKDSKL; translated from the exons ATGACGTCGGAAAAATTCCACAA AGCTGCACGAGATGGCGCCTTGGATATTTTAAAAGAAGCAACAAAAAAAGATTGCAACGTCAGAGACGATGGCGGAACGACCCCGACACTATGGGCAGCTTTTGAAGGTCATATAGACGTCCTTCGACTGCTCGTTGCCAAAGG AGGTGACCCGGATAGAAGTGACTATTTCGGGAACACGGCCCTCCATCTTGCAGCGGCGAGAGGTCACGAATATTGTGTCAAGTTCCTCGTGAAATTCGGTTGCAATATTTGGTCCCTAGACATCGACCGACATTCTGCGAGGGATCTGGCTGCCATAAACGGGAGGGAGATGATTTTGCAATACTTGGATCTCGCCCAGGCCGACCAGGAGCTCAACAACCGTAAAAAAAGTCGAATCTTAAGAGAAAAGGCTGAAAAAGACGCCGAGAAAAG GCTAAAGGAGTACATGAAGAAGCAGAAAATGGCGGAAAAGGAACAGAAGAAGTCGAAAGATCGAACGAAATCGGACTTGACAATTCCGAATGAATCGTTTCCATCTCAAAAGCCTGGAATTTTAACGTTCAGGGGTCGCGTACGACCCTCCCCGACCTTCAGTGACATCGTGGGAACGGCCGCGAAGAAAAATGGCGGCGCAGTGTACAGAAAAGCCCTAGCAAAAAAGGCTGTCGACGATTTCAAAGTCGTAGAA GTGGAGACGAACGGAAAGAAGTCAATTCGCAGCCTGACGGGCCTCAGGAGGGATTCTGACGTGATGTACGTGGGGACTTACGAAACGCAGGCCCAGCAAATGGGAAGAAGGGGAAGGATTTCCGATGTTTGGGGAAGTTTAAGCAAAGCACAGAGCACGCCTGATCTGTTAGGCGATAGGGAATCGGATTGTGACGCGAGTGACACGAATGGAACGGCAGAGGGAGGATTTTTTCAGGAACCGGCCAGCATTTTCAACCGACCGGGTTTCGGATCCGTGGCTTTTAGAAGAACT ATAACGACAGCTTTCGACAGCCTATCCTCTCAAGTGGACGCTCAAAATGGCGTCCAAGTTGCAAATGGGACCGGAAATGGATCCATGAATGGCCACAGGCCCAATTCGAATGGTAATAACGAAGAAATTAGTATAGGAAGCGCAGGAAGTTTGGCTCGAAGGCAAAGCATGTGGGACGACGATCTCCTTTCAG aagaagaagaaacggaCGAGGAATGGACGCCATTGCAGAGATTTTTAGTCGCAAACAACCTTTCTTCCATTCATTCTATTTTGGAATCCGAGCAAATCGACTTGGAAGCCTTAATGTTGTTGACGGAAACCGACATGGCGGCCTTGAAACTTCCGCTAGGACCTAAGAGGAAGCTTATTAACGCCATAGCCAACCGAAAGAGGGCACTAGATGCTACTCAAAATGTCATTAAAGACAGTAAACTGTAA
- the LOC143347876 gene encoding uncharacterized protein LOC143347876 isoform X2: MAQGSFQYQGTQRRACGPGAHWNVQVVRDKVTTRCLWYACEALGIGLLLMLLGACMATIGFIVVAACVMTFEARDNAAKVVPARFRFNQPSTIKSIRNQRNRRSISSQTTKWDHQLGVFRMNRSPSPSIHEVLRKQLTAEFMQFSKEINEKQAGHSIKKSPSAPTLVEKKSPRKRTAKYAGCALLNPELLQRHALSVDNPSYSNYQVSRESLEQQRMGGSQVSMAMDLHIPNKGPVTLKIKDRSDTSRRHQLLRQTKVEYVEELDELRSPVSHSSSNSPGNRNSLDDRHFEDLASKELTKISRRMAASSFLRMSVDKAGNDRRVERSMGNRKASLEFRRSPDFRRGDYRKLSVDRFSVDCTKYFPEELGIRSRTSSGENLKKHRQPKLYQSISDDNKRQLFKNRKDDNSSRHSLNTQAVIESGGSDFEFKYYAETSLDTEESRADYSDESHATDFEESAGIAASEGPIEAHALLEVPELENLQENNRESKRNSLILDNRVIKKQFTKPNNFGEESFDDFVRNEEDNMQMVGDI; this comes from the exons GTGGTGAGAGACAAGGTGACAACTCGATGCTTGTGGTACGCGTGTGAAGCGCTAGGAATTGGGCTGCTGCTAATGCTTTTAGGAGCTTGCATGGCGACCATAG ggtTCATTGTGGTGGCAGCTTGTGTAATGACCTTCGAGGCCCGCGACAACGCTGCCAAAGTGGTCCCAGCGCGGTTTCGTTTCAACCAGCCGTCGACCATAAAGAGCATAAGGAACCAACGTAATCGAAGATCCATTTCTAGCCAAACTACGAAATGGGATCATCAGCTAGGCGTGTTTAGGATGAACAGAAGCCCCAGCCCTAGCATACACGAGGTCCTCAGGAAACAGTTGACGGCGGAGTTCATGCAATTCTCGAAAGAAATAAACGAGAAACAGGCCGGACACTCGATTAAGAAAAGTCCCAGCGCCCCAACTTTGGTGGAGAAAAAATCGCCGAGAAAAAGGACGGCTAAATATGCTGGCTGTGCCTTGTTGAATCCTGAATTATTGCAGAGGCATGCTCTATCCGTTGACAATCCTAGCTATAGTAATTATCAG GTTAGTAGGGAGAGTCTGGAGCAGCAGAGGATGGGCGGTAGCCAGGTTTCAATGGCGATGGATTTGCATATTCCAAACAAAGGTCCAGTTACGCTAAAAATTAAAGATAGATCGGACACTTCGAGACGCCATCAGCTACTTCGACAAACCAAGGTCGAATATGTGGAAGAATTGGACGAATTACGATCCCCCGTCAGTCATTCTTCGTCTAATTCCCCAG GAAATAGAAATTCTTTGGACGATCGACATTTCGAAGATTTGGCCTCGAAGGAGCTGACGAAAATATCACGCAGGATGGCAGCATCGAGCTTCCTGAGAATGTCCGTCGATAAGGCAGGAAATGACAGGAGGGTGGAGAGATCTATGGGAAATCGAAAAGCTAGTTTGGAGTTTAGAAGAAGCCCTGATTTTAGGAGAGGGGATTATAG GAAATTATCAGTGGACAGATTTAGTGTAGACTGCACTAAATATTTTCCCGAGGAACTGGGTATTAGATCAAGGACAAGCAGTggcgaaaatttgaaaaaacatCGCCAGCCCAAACTCTACCAATCGATTTCCGATGACAATAAACGACAATTGTTCAAAAATAGGAAAGATGATAACTCGAGTAGACATTCGTTAAACACACAGGCGGTCATCGAGAGTGGTGGATCTGACTTTGAGTTCAAGTATTACGCAGAAACGTCGTTGGACACCGAAGAAAGTCGAGCGGACTATTCCGACGAAAGCCACGCGACGGATTTCGAAGAATCGGCCGGCATTGCTGCGTCTGAGGGGCCTATCGAAGCTCATGCTTTGCTCGAGGTACCAGAATTAGAGAATCTTCAGGAAAATAACAGAGAAAGCAAGAGGAACAGCTTAATTTTGGATAATCGTGTAATTAAGAAACAATTCACGAAACCGAATAACTTTGGCGAAGAAAGTTTCGATGATTTTGTGAGAAACGAAGAAGATAATATGCAAATGGTAGGAGATATTTGA
- the LOC143347881 gene encoding HUWE1-associated protein modifying stress responses isoform X1, which yields MSEDRSEEDPIMDLWYSNWEQQCVEALEAEPDYETQLHNEKELYSQQMWISFQTTASAIAQLYKDRTQGVSLWLPFQTAAGTVTSLYKDSVDSMRRCSELGVEMGRQKRSKEIMNWARKKRRMIRREDLLAYLAGKPPPPRPHSHRSSPKPRMMVCGSPPSQSATPSMVMAPTPTAGNDPDPELHTFREAIALSGSPMSRRTGRQAELSAFISSEFARHHKRPASHDVDMGSPTHKRSRFM from the exons ATGAGCGAGGATAGAAGCGAAGAAGATCCCATAATGGATCTCTGGTACAGTAATTGGGAACAACAGTGCGtcgaggcgctggaggcggagcCGGATTACGAAACTCAGCTCCACAATGAGAAAGAACTATACTCCCAGCAAATGTGGATAAGCTTCCAGACCACGGCGTCGGCCATCGCCCAGCTGTACAAAG ATCGAACGCAGGGCGTCTCGCTATGGCTGCCCTTCCAGACTGCCGCTGGGACTGTCACGTCATTGTACAAAG ATTCGGTGGATAGTATGCGTCGATGCAGTGAACTGGGTGTAGAAATGGGGCGCCAAAAGCGTAGCAAAGAAATAATGAACTGGGCAAGGAAAAAGAGACGCATGATTCGCAGAGAAGACCTCTTAGCTTATCTTGCTGGGAAACCGCCTCCACCACGACCACATTCGCACAG GAGTTCGCCTAAACCACGGATGATGGTGTGTGGTTCCCCACCATCACAGAGTGCCACACCGAGTATGGTGATGGCTCCTACACCCACAGCTGGAAACGACCCTGATCCTGAGTTACACACATTTAGAGAAGCGATCGCACTGTCTG GTTCACCGATGTCCCGCCGCACTGGGAGGCAAGCAGAGTTGTCTGCGTTCATTTCTAGTGAATTCGCTCGACACCATAAAcggccagcctcgcacgacgtGGACATGGGCTCACCCACGCACAAACGTTCGCGTTTCATGTAA
- the LOC143347881 gene encoding HUWE1-associated protein modifying stress responses isoform X2, with protein sequence MSEDRSEEDPIMDLWYSNWEQQCVEALEAEPDYETQLHNEKELYSQQMWISFQTTASAIAQLYKDRTQGVSLWLPFQTAAGTVTSLYKDSVDSMRRCSELGVEMGRQKRSKEIMNWARKKRRMIRREDLLAYLAGKPPPPRPHSHRSSPKPRMMVCGSPPSQSATPSMVMAPTPTAGNDPDPELHTFREAIALSD encoded by the exons ATGAGCGAGGATAGAAGCGAAGAAGATCCCATAATGGATCTCTGGTACAGTAATTGGGAACAACAGTGCGtcgaggcgctggaggcggagcCGGATTACGAAACTCAGCTCCACAATGAGAAAGAACTATACTCCCAGCAAATGTGGATAAGCTTCCAGACCACGGCGTCGGCCATCGCCCAGCTGTACAAAG ATCGAACGCAGGGCGTCTCGCTATGGCTGCCCTTCCAGACTGCCGCTGGGACTGTCACGTCATTGTACAAAG ATTCGGTGGATAGTATGCGTCGATGCAGTGAACTGGGTGTAGAAATGGGGCGCCAAAAGCGTAGCAAAGAAATAATGAACTGGGCAAGGAAAAAGAGACGCATGATTCGCAGAGAAGACCTCTTAGCTTATCTTGCTGGGAAACCGCCTCCACCACGACCACATTCGCACAG GAGTTCGCCTAAACCACGGATGATGGTGTGTGGTTCCCCACCATCACAGAGTGCCACACCGAGTATGGTGATGGCTCCTACACCCACAGCTGGAAACGACCCTGATCCTGAGTTACACACATTTAGAGAAGCGATCGCACTGTCTG ATTAG
- the Sans gene encoding SAM_USH1G_HARP domain-containing protein Sans isoform X2, whose amino-acid sequence MTSEKFHKAARDGALDILKEATKKDCNVRDDGGTTPTLWAAFEGHIDVLRLLVAKGGDPDRSDYFGNTALHLAAARGHEYCVKFLVKFGCNIWSLDIDRHSARDLAAINGREMILQYLDLAQADQELNNRKKSRILREKAEKDAEKRLKEYMKKQKMAEKEQKKSKDRTKSDLTIPNESFPSQKPGILTFRGRVRPSPTFSDIVGTAAKKNGGAVYRKALAKKAVDDFKVVEVETNGKKSIRSLTGLRRDSDVMYVGTYETQAQQMGRRGRISDVWGSLSKAQSTPDLLGDRESDCDASDTNGTAEGGFFQEPASIFNRPGFGSVAFRRTITTAFDSLSSQVDAQNGVQVANGTGNGSMNGHRPNSNGNNEEISIGSAGSLARRQSMWDDDLLSEEETDEEWTPLQRFLVANNLSSIHSILESEQIDLEALMLLTETDMAALKLPLGPKRKLINAIANRKRALDATQNVIKDSKL is encoded by the exons ATGACGTCGGAAAAATTCCACAA AGCTGCACGAGATGGCGCCTTGGATATTTTAAAAGAAGCAACAAAAAAAGATTGCAACGTCAGAGACGATGGCGGAACGACCCCGACACTATGGGCAGCTTTTGAAGGTCATATAGACGTCCTTCGACTGCTCGTTGCCAAAGG AGGTGACCCGGATAGAAGTGACTATTTCGGGAACACGGCCCTCCATCTTGCAGCGGCGAGAGGTCACGAATATTGTGTCAAGTTCCTCGTGAAATTCGGTTGCAATATTTGGTCCCTAGACATCGACCGACATTCTGCGAGGGATCTGGCTGCCATAAACGGGAGGGAGATGATTTTGCAATACTTGGATCTCGCCCAGGCCGACCAGGAGCTCAACAACCGTAAAAAAAGTCGAATCTTAAGAGAAAAGGCTGAAAAAGACGCCGAGAAAAG GCTAAAGGAGTACATGAAGAAGCAGAAAATGGCGGAAAAGGAACAGAAGAAGTCGAAAGATCGAACGAAATCGGACTTGACAATTCCGAATGAATCGTTTCCATCTCAAAAGCCTGGAATTTTAACGTTCAGGGGTCGCGTACGACCCTCCCCGACCTTCAGTGACATCGTGGGAACGGCCGCGAAGAAAAATGGCGGCGCAGTGTACAGAAAAGCCCTAGCAAAAAAGGCTGTCGACGATTTCAAAGTCGTAGAA GTGGAGACGAACGGAAAGAAGTCAATTCGCAGCCTGACGGGCCTCAGGAGGGATTCTGACGTGATGTACGTGGGGACTTACGAAACGCAGGCCCAGCAAATGGGAAGAAGGGGAAGGATTTCCGATGTTTGGGGAAGTTTAAGCAAAGCACAGAGCACGCCTGATCTGTTAGGCGATAGGGAATCGGATTGTGACGCGAGTGACACGAATGGAACGGCAGAGGGAGGATTTTTTCAGGAACCGGCCAGCATTTTCAACCGACCGGGTTTCGGATCCGTGGCTTTTAGAAGAACT ATAACGACAGCTTTCGACAGCCTATCCTCTCAAGTGGACGCTCAAAATGGCGTCCAAGTTGCAAATGGGACCGGAAATGGATCCATGAATGGCCACAGGCCCAATTCGAATGGTAATAACGAAGAAATTAGTATAGGAAGCGCAGGAAGTTTGGCTCGAAGGCAAAGCATGTGGGACGACGATCTCCTTTCAG aagaagaaacggaCGAGGAATGGACGCCATTGCAGAGATTTTTAGTCGCAAACAACCTTTCTTCCATTCATTCTATTTTGGAATCCGAGCAAATCGACTTGGAAGCCTTAATGTTGTTGACGGAAACCGACATGGCGGCCTTGAAACTTCCGCTAGGACCTAAGAGGAAGCTTATTAACGCCATAGCCAACCGAAAGAGGGCACTAGATGCTACTCAAAATGTCATTAAAGACAGTAAACTGTAA
- the LOC143347876 gene encoding uncharacterized protein LOC143347876 isoform X1, translating into MAQGSFQYQGTQRRACGPGAHWNVQVVRDKVTTRCLWYACEALGIGLLLMLLGACMATIGYFADQLSVAQEVRGNITIKVKNESRGFHLNNLSYAGPIVMGVGGFIVVAACVMTFEARDNAAKVVPARFRFNQPSTIKSIRNQRNRRSISSQTTKWDHQLGVFRMNRSPSPSIHEVLRKQLTAEFMQFSKEINEKQAGHSIKKSPSAPTLVEKKSPRKRTAKYAGCALLNPELLQRHALSVDNPSYSNYQVSRESLEQQRMGGSQVSMAMDLHIPNKGPVTLKIKDRSDTSRRHQLLRQTKVEYVEELDELRSPVSHSSSNSPGNRNSLDDRHFEDLASKELTKISRRMAASSFLRMSVDKAGNDRRVERSMGNRKASLEFRRSPDFRRGDYRKLSVDRFSVDCTKYFPEELGIRSRTSSGENLKKHRQPKLYQSISDDNKRQLFKNRKDDNSSRHSLNTQAVIESGGSDFEFKYYAETSLDTEESRADYSDESHATDFEESAGIAASEGPIEAHALLEVPELENLQENNRESKRNSLILDNRVIKKQFTKPNNFGEESFDDFVRNEEDNMQMVGDI; encoded by the exons GTGGTGAGAGACAAGGTGACAACTCGATGCTTGTGGTACGCGTGTGAAGCGCTAGGAATTGGGCTGCTGCTAATGCTTTTAGGAGCTTGCATGGCGACCATAG GCTATTTTGCAGACCAGCTATCCGTGGCGCAGGAAGTCAGAGGCAATATTACTATAAAAGTGAAGAATGAATCTCGTGGATTTCACTTAAACAATCTCAGTTATGCTGGACCTATAGTGATGGGCGTAGGAG ggtTCATTGTGGTGGCAGCTTGTGTAATGACCTTCGAGGCCCGCGACAACGCTGCCAAAGTGGTCCCAGCGCGGTTTCGTTTCAACCAGCCGTCGACCATAAAGAGCATAAGGAACCAACGTAATCGAAGATCCATTTCTAGCCAAACTACGAAATGGGATCATCAGCTAGGCGTGTTTAGGATGAACAGAAGCCCCAGCCCTAGCATACACGAGGTCCTCAGGAAACAGTTGACGGCGGAGTTCATGCAATTCTCGAAAGAAATAAACGAGAAACAGGCCGGACACTCGATTAAGAAAAGTCCCAGCGCCCCAACTTTGGTGGAGAAAAAATCGCCGAGAAAAAGGACGGCTAAATATGCTGGCTGTGCCTTGTTGAATCCTGAATTATTGCAGAGGCATGCTCTATCCGTTGACAATCCTAGCTATAGTAATTATCAG GTTAGTAGGGAGAGTCTGGAGCAGCAGAGGATGGGCGGTAGCCAGGTTTCAATGGCGATGGATTTGCATATTCCAAACAAAGGTCCAGTTACGCTAAAAATTAAAGATAGATCGGACACTTCGAGACGCCATCAGCTACTTCGACAAACCAAGGTCGAATATGTGGAAGAATTGGACGAATTACGATCCCCCGTCAGTCATTCTTCGTCTAATTCCCCAG GAAATAGAAATTCTTTGGACGATCGACATTTCGAAGATTTGGCCTCGAAGGAGCTGACGAAAATATCACGCAGGATGGCAGCATCGAGCTTCCTGAGAATGTCCGTCGATAAGGCAGGAAATGACAGGAGGGTGGAGAGATCTATGGGAAATCGAAAAGCTAGTTTGGAGTTTAGAAGAAGCCCTGATTTTAGGAGAGGGGATTATAG GAAATTATCAGTGGACAGATTTAGTGTAGACTGCACTAAATATTTTCCCGAGGAACTGGGTATTAGATCAAGGACAAGCAGTggcgaaaatttgaaaaaacatCGCCAGCCCAAACTCTACCAATCGATTTCCGATGACAATAAACGACAATTGTTCAAAAATAGGAAAGATGATAACTCGAGTAGACATTCGTTAAACACACAGGCGGTCATCGAGAGTGGTGGATCTGACTTTGAGTTCAAGTATTACGCAGAAACGTCGTTGGACACCGAAGAAAGTCGAGCGGACTATTCCGACGAAAGCCACGCGACGGATTTCGAAGAATCGGCCGGCATTGCTGCGTCTGAGGGGCCTATCGAAGCTCATGCTTTGCTCGAGGTACCAGAATTAGAGAATCTTCAGGAAAATAACAGAGAAAGCAAGAGGAACAGCTTAATTTTGGATAATCGTGTAATTAAGAAACAATTCACGAAACCGAATAACTTTGGCGAAGAAAGTTTCGATGATTTTGTGAGAAACGAAGAAGATAATATGCAAATGGTAGGAGATATTTGA
- the LOC143348428 gene encoding regulation of nuclear pre-mRNA domain-containing protein 1B, giving the protein MTGFTESALVKRLMDLNHSQQSIQTLSLWLIHHRKHHPTIVKVWFKEMCKVKDNRKLMFMYLANDVIQNSKKKGPEFGKEFESVLPKAFEHMKGFDDKTRERLNRLLQIWEERGVYDKAQITEFKLAFDTSKDPGTPPKKKLKNDIEKAKKEKKERKKSETEVEVDGTKELHVTLSPRTPAGDPPETEELIKALMDLENTASSDAGVRERIASLPPEVSEVSLLANLADRAAADQLSIAVNEAAALLADYNGRLQAEMEDRRRLLTMLRDYTLAQRQLLQQAQTTLEDYKEKLKKVCAVRSEVKSHISNLPDLTQLPDVTGGLAPLPSAGDLFSMH; this is encoded by the exons ATGACAGGCTTCACCGAAAGCGCACTGGTGAAAAGGTTAATGGACTTGAATCATTCGCAGCAGAGCATCCAGACACTTTCACTTTGGTTAATTCATCACAGAAAACATCATCCCACCATCGTCAAAGTCTGGTTCAAAGAAATGTGCAAAG TGAAGGACAACCGCAAATTAATGTTCATGTATCTAGCCAatgacgtgatccaaaacagcaaGAAAAAGGGCCCTGAATTTGGCAAAGAATTTGAATCAGTGCTTCCTAAAGCTTTTGAACATATGAAAGGTTTTGATGATAAAACTAGAGAACGACTGAACCGCCTGCTTCAAATTTGGGAAGAACGTGGAGTTTACGACAAGGCCCAAATCACAGAATTTAAATTGGCTTTTGATACCTCTAAAGATCCTGGAACTCCTCCAAAGAAGAAACTGAAGAATGACAtcgaaaaagcgaag AAAGAAAAGAAGGAGCGAAAGAAATCGGAGACGGAAGTGGAAGTCGATGGGACAAAGGAACTTCACGTGACGCTGAGCCCTAGAACTCCGGCTGGTGACCCCCCAGAGACGGAGGAACTCATCAAAGCGCTTATG GACTTAGAGAACACGGCATCTTCAGATGCTGGTGTGAGAGAGCGAATTGCATCCTTGCCGCCAGAGGTGTCGGAAGTATCGCTGCTTGCAAACCTGGCGGACAGGGCAGCTGCGGACCAGCTGAGCATCGCTGTGAACGAAGCCGCAGCTTTGCTGGCAGATTATAATGGAAGATTACAGGCAGAAATGGAGGACAGAAGGCGGCTGCTTACTATGCTCAGAGATTATACCTTGGCCCAAAGGCAACTACTTCAGCAGGCACAAACTACACTTGAA GACTATAAGGAGAAACTGAAAAAAGTCTGTGCAGTTAGATCGGAAGTCAAGTCCCACATTTCAAaccttccagacctaacacaactgCCAGACGTCACCGGAGGCCTTGCACCTCTTCCTTCAGCTGGCGATTTATTTTCCATGCACTAG